The following is a genomic window from Branchiostoma lanceolatum isolate klBraLanc5 chromosome 10, klBraLanc5.hap2, whole genome shotgun sequence.
GTCTGCATCAGAGGCTATAAATTTCTACTGTGGTCGGCTGGATATTGTCATGGTTCATGGATACTGGCTTGCCACCGGTAGATGCATGTCTAATAATATTGGAGATTAGTGTTTTTCGTTTAGTATAATTCCACCATATTTGTGCTTTCACAAATCTTCAACTGTCCTTTGTGTATTTGACAAACAAAGAATTTGTATGTGAAACAGTTGGTGACAATACAGAGAAATTCATGACACAACCACACGTCATGTGCAATTAGCATACCAAAAAGCCAAATGTATTCAAGCGAGAATTTCAGATGTCTTTCGTACCGTTCATAGTCGGCCAACTGGTGGGTTGGATAAAAGGTCTCTGCATGAAACGAGTGCTTTTAAGTGTTGCGACAATTATGTTTTGTGAAGATCAGACAATAGATCATCAAAGAAACGGCGGAAAGGATAAAAGTATTCTACCGGGTGAAGCATAGGAGAACACTTACGACGTGTTACGACAACGGTGAAACGTGGCGGGCTTCTAAGAATGTCGGCCCAGGGTGAGACAAACATTTTTCTGGACAAACAAGCTGACCGAAACGAGACATAGGACATTGTACAATGGCCTATGTCTGGATAGTTAGATTATAGACCCGTTCTAGTTGCGTGTTGTGCTACTGCACATGGTACATTTAGACCATATCTTCAGAACCAACAAATTTTCACAAACACCAGATTGTGAGTGTTTTTGCGTTGTTATACATATGAAATATAGCAGATATGCTAACGTATCAATTGATTATGGATGGTTATGTCTGTAcatctatttcattttattccatTATAAACGAAAACACTCTCAACCTTATTTTTGACCAGAAAATTTGTGATTAGAAAATCTGATTCTTCTGAGTCAAAATGGCGTACGGATGCACTAGTCTTTATAGTCAGCATTGATATTGCTAAAGGAATCAAGGTATGTATTGCTAAAGGaatccaaaaaaaaattcatttaaaGTTTCATCTCGACTAATCCTAATGATGTCAATTAGTGAGTGAATTATTAGCTGTTTTTTAATCTGTTTCCTTTTCTAGACTCTCTTTCTCTATACCCCACGCCACATATTAGCAGTAACTGCGttcacatgtacaaaacaacaaacaacaaggtTCATGTTCATTTGAAACGTTTTATTGCATAAGAAAATAGCTATGTAACAAACTCGTGCAATTGTGTCTTACACATACCGACGAAGTTAATACAAATTTGGAGTTATGTACAAGCAGCAGAAGAGATCATGCGCACTTTTGCAGGGTTCTAGACGAAGCAAAGCTTTAGactgacaaagttcattgttcaCCAAGGTCTCCACACCTTATCAGACTCACTGATCGGAAGGGCTGAGGGGAATCCGGCGGGAATGACTGCGGTCTGTGCCGAGGACGACTGGTAGGTCGTCGCTGTAGTGAGTCCATTCTGTGCGCTGACTGGGGAATGTGTAAGTCCGTACACTGGAGACAGCCTAGCGGGGGTACCTGTCGTTCTGTTGTTGGCGTACACAGAGACTGTGTGCTGACTGGAGGGGAGGGTTTGGTTCGGTAGACTCACGGTGATGTGTTCGGGAACCACGGGGACGATGCCGTACATCGCGGCCGGGACAGGGGACGCCTGGCGCCCGTGATGGCTGTGGAGGTAGCCGGTCCGTACGGTGGTGTCGGGGTGGTGAACCATGGGATGTGCCGAGTTTTCAACCCTCTGGCTACAGCTGTCCAAGTGGTTGAGCAGCTTCTGCCTGACCTGCGGGTCGACGCCGTTCGCCGTGCCCATGAAGCGGGCCACCTCGGCCCGACAGCGACTGTAGCCCGCCCGGTACCTGCCCAGCGCCGCGGGGTCGGTAGAGGTGGCGGCGGTCATCTGCTGCCTCTGGAGGCTGCGGACGTGTTTGACGGCGATCTCCAGGATGTCGGCCTTCTCCAGTTTGGAGTTGGAAGAAGACTGGAAAGGGAGAAACAAAACAGTCAGTAACTCACGTCAATCACTTCAACGGTTCCAAATGCATTCCCGACTCATAAATTCAACAAAATATCATACGACATCGCAAGGTACTGGTATTTTTGCAGATACTTACGTTCATGTCGGTCTTGTAGGTGTCCAAGATGAGATTCTTCAGCTCGTTCAGACTGCTGTTGATTCTGGCTCGGCGGCGCTTCTCCATAAGCGGCTTGGACGACTGTGGAAAAAAAACGATAACAAAGGTGAATATCTAAGCTTGGACCGGAAATAACATGTTGCGCAATTAAAAGATCCGTCGAATTTTACCAAGAAGCTAGCTATCGAACTGATATAGAACAATAGCAAGTTATGGTATAGGAAATACACCTGACATATGCTTACCTTGCGAGACTGGTAATAAGGAGAGTAGGACTCGACGACTTTCTCAACCGGCATGTTGACTGTGGTACGTTGCAAGCGTGTCGCGGATAAAGGATAATATCGGGACTTCCGTTCACAACACGAGCGACCGTTCGAATGGCTAGTGTCCGGCAGGCGACTGGTTTTTATGCCAACAGGCGGgtcttttgttgccttttgccGCCGAGTTCCGACAAAGCATACCTGCACTCTCAGCCAATCACGACAAGTGAGACCACTTGTGTCGGGCCTTCTGATTGATCATGATTGTCGAACACAAGATGAGTCGTCGTCCCTGATTGGTGAGGGCGGCGTCCATCCATTGACGGCTGACATCTGCCGATACGTACCTTATTACCGCGCTAAGCACGTGCCGGGCCTTTTGTCTGGCGGTCGGCCGGAGTGTGGGAAAACTCCACCCACAAATCTGATAACCCTCCAGCAATCTCCGAGAAAAATACCAGAAAGAACATCATATCTTCCTTATCTTGTCTCGAAACCTATCCCAACGAAATATCACCTAGTACAAGACCTTGCAACTTGAAATCTAGCTACATTTTCTAAGCCGTTTCTTTCTGTTTTTGTCTCTGTAGAAATCAGGACATGAGCGTTACAGAAGCGTTAAGAGTCAAGAACATAATTGTTACCCTCGGGGTTTTCCAACCGTTCCCACGGTTCGATTCAATGAGAAGTAAAACCGGCCTCAAGGCACGCTCTTCTGTGAAAAAAGGGGGCTAAATCCGGTTCGCAAAAACGTTTACACATGTTTATACGTGAAAAAAACGCCACCGTGTCTTCACAGGATGTCTGTAATTTTGTGCAGCAAGAAAATATAATCAATTAGAATACATACAATCATTTTTCTCAGAAAACAACAGTTATTTCGTCACTTTCAGCTGTTAGATTTAACTGCTGTGACAAAAAGGGCACACATGCATGATTGCGCAATGTCGAGGACGGTACACAGCTGCAAGTGTACCTTTGTTACCTCATGGCGTGGGCACGCGCAGGACACACGTCTGACACTAGCTTATCAGAAAAGTGTCACATCATGTCACTTCGCACCCAGGCGACTGGAGTTTGTCTTTTATTCACACGTATTTGTTCAAGCAGCTGGACACGTGGCCGATTTGTTCTCAGTCTAAGTTTTATTTCTAAATATTACGGGTaccgggtggggagggggggtgggggggggggagttgatgTACAGAAAAGTCTATGTGTACGGGTACACGGTCGCCGACCAAACTAAATGCAAAAAAGTATATAGTCTCATCCCATTCTGC
Proteins encoded in this region:
- the LOC136442890 gene encoding transcription factor HES-1-B-like encodes the protein MPVEKVVESYSPYYQSRKSSKPLMEKRRRARINSSLNELKNLILDTYKTDMNSSSNSKLEKADILEIAVKHVRSLQRQQMTAATSTDPAALGRYRAGYSRCRAEVARFMGTANGVDPQVRQKLLNHLDSCSQRVENSAHPMVHHPDTTVRTGYLHSHHGRQASPVPAAMYGIVPVVPEHITVSLPNQTLPSSQHTVSVYANNRTTGTPARLSPVYGLTHSPVSAQNGLTTATTYQSSSAQTAVIPAGFPSALPISESDKVWRPW